The DNA region GCACAGGCTGCTGCGTAAGCGACGACCGACGTCAAGGGAAGATGTCGACGCTCACGCCCTCTTCCTCGATTTGCTCGACGACGCGTCGCACGTCCTTGAGCAGCTCGCCCACGATGCGGAGGTCATCCTCCAGAATGCGGTAGATCGCCGAGTCGTTGAGGAGCAGGCCGAGCGTGCCGTCGGTGCCTTCGAGTCGGCCGACGACGCGTTCGCCAGAGGCCAGCAGACGGTCGGCCCGCGTGAGGCTGGTCAGGACGTTGCTCAAAATCGCGTCGACGTCGGACTGAGCCTCGTCGACGAGGATCTTCGTCGAAGTGGTGATCTCCCGCGCGTCAGACGACATTGCCTGAACGTCGTCCATGACGACGACGGCTCGCTCCTGCAGCTCGCCCATATCCCGGCCGAGGTCGCGGTACACCTCAGCGGCCTCGGCGGCGGCGTCGCTGGCTCGGCGGGCGCTGGCAAGGGTGCCGCGAAGGTCGTCGACCAGCTGCTCATCGCCCGCGACAGCGTTGATCGAGTCGGTCAGCTCGCCCAGCTTCTCGATCTGCTGGGCCAAAAGCGAAATGAGCTGACGTTCGCGGACGTCCTGCACGAGTGCGGACACCTCGCCTGCCAGGATTGGCACTTCGGGTGGCAACAGGCCGCCAAGTTCGGATCGACCTTCGATCGTCGCGACTTCGAAGAGCGTGCTTTCGGCGGTGTTGCCGATGAGTTCGAGGTCGAGCACCGCCCCGCCGCTGATCGGATTGATCGCACGAACGACGGCGATCACGTTTGCTGGAATCTGGTCATTGGTGACGGTGATGCCGATGTCGAAGCCGGTTCGGCTTTCGGAGAGCTGGATGC from Planctomycetota bacterium includes:
- a CDS encoding MlaD family protein; this translates as MSAGRNLIVALTVLGAMVALGWMIIKFGGTVGGFAAGGGHTIQLELPRVDGLSEGGRVVYRGKTVGRVDRIQLSESRTGFDIGITVTNDQIPANVIAVVRAINPISGGAVLDLELIGNTAESTLFEVATIEGRSELGGLLPPEVPILAGEVSALVQDVRERQLISLLAQQIEKLGELTDSINAVAGDEQLVDDLRGTLASARRASDAAAEAAEVYRDLGRDMGELQERAVVVMDDVQAMSSDAREITTSTKILVDEAQSDVDAILSNVLTSLTRADRLLASGERVVGRLEGTDGTLGLLLNDSAIYRILEDDLRIVGELLKDVRRVVEQIEEEGVSVDIFP